A genomic window from Tolypothrix sp. PCC 7910 includes:
- a CDS encoding hybrid sensor histidine kinase/response regulator, giving the protein MLSKLQHVKSLNRLFEQGYINMMPFKSILIVPLVLQFCGSVGLIGYLWLQNRQEAVKDLAIQLENEICDRIEHHLDQYLIIPQQINQINWDVMQVGLLKHTDVEATQNYLEKQMRFFHINYNKFANPKGEFIGVQQLDNGRLLIKEVSQQKGIGKLYIYATDSQRNHTHLQEVKDYDPRLETWYINAVNLGKPYWSQISQLQNQPEVLSISSSSPLYDRTNKLLGVVGIDLILSHMRNFLGNLNVGQQGRIFILERSGLIVADSKNQPPYSIIQGQAKRLLAVDSQDDLIKLTTEYLLKHFKSLGFIVGKQQISFTTTQGRYFVQIKNWRDDTGLDWLIVVGVSEADVIKQINANNNTTLLLSIAAFLAVTQLSILTTRWLLKQILLLNQSTKRIASGIWEKTGEIAPLNKLGTMTYPLNSMEKQLQRSMNTWLAKQIFFNEILGKSQIQPSQLLAATSLEIANHAHMKHISKQMLAAGIVGEFSAEQLLEIYRIYLAETKQHNHSGDGKRLLVRERLSGLRALPGESINLDNLDNLEITHPQQIAPVALRMPIVEESEQIDLAIATANDITQGQQADKLLAEYNRLLESQVKKRTQELLKVIHKLQSTQKQLIQSQKIAARGRIAAERANRAKSQFLANMSHELRTPLNAILGFAQVMSHDNSLSAEHQENLAIINRAGEHLLNLINDILEMSKIEAGKTTLNVNSFDLIRFLGNLEEMLRFRANAKDLQLVFEYAPNIPQYVQTDESKLRQVLLNLLGNAIKFTQKGTVTLRVRQESGDWGLENQHQSCQSLIFEIQDTGPGIAPQEIDLLFEAFGQTETGRNSQQGTGLGLAISRKYVQLMDGDITVTSTVGVGSKFTFDIQINPASASEVEQQLCKDQIVGLAPGQPEYRILVVDDARDNRLVLVKLLTSMGFVVKEATNGQEAIAQWMEWQPQLIFMDMRMPVMDGYEATRAIKAKERSYLDTPLQLSAPCSTMPLCTSSSTNYGNTIIIALTASAFEEERQNILSTGCDDFIRKPFTKEVLLKKVSEHLGVEYISQVDSLNTAVATPNTDIFPNEAELMWHLSHMSPQWLANLRHAAASCSDDMILQLLEQIPPEQSSCFRLLRDLANNYQFEKIMELIRTNPE; this is encoded by the coding sequence ATGTTATCTAAACTTCAGCACGTCAAATCTCTCAACCGCTTATTTGAACAGGGTTATATCAATATGATGCCCTTCAAATCTATTTTAATTGTGCCTTTGGTGTTGCAATTTTGTGGATCGGTGGGACTTATAGGCTATCTGTGGTTGCAAAATCGACAAGAAGCGGTAAAAGATCTGGCAATTCAGTTAGAAAATGAAATCTGCGATCGCATTGAACACCACCTCGACCAATACTTAATAATTCCCCAGCAAATTAATCAAATTAACTGGGATGTGATGCAGGTAGGTTTGCTCAAGCATACTGATGTGGAAGCAACCCAAAATTACCTGGAGAAACAGATGCGGTTTTTTCATATTAACTACAACAAATTTGCTAACCCCAAGGGTGAATTTATCGGTGTTCAACAGCTAGATAACGGTAGACTCTTGATTAAGGAAGTTTCTCAACAAAAGGGTATTGGTAAACTGTATATTTACGCCACAGATAGCCAAAGAAATCATACCCATCTTCAGGAAGTCAAAGATTATGATCCTCGCCTCGAAACTTGGTATATAAATGCAGTGAATCTTGGCAAGCCATACTGGAGCCAAATTTCACAATTGCAGAATCAGCCAGAAGTTTTATCTATCTCTTCAAGTTCCCCACTTTATGATCGTACTAACAAGCTCTTGGGAGTGGTGGGTATAGATTTAATATTGTCACACATGAGGAATTTTTTAGGTAACTTAAACGTTGGTCAGCAAGGAAGAATCTTTATTTTGGAGCGTTCTGGACTAATAGTAGCTGACTCCAAAAATCAACCACCATACAGTATTATTCAAGGTCAAGCCAAACGTTTATTGGCAGTAGATAGTCAAGATGACTTAATCAAACTGACAACTGAGTATTTACTCAAACACTTTAAGAGCCTAGGATTCATTGTTGGTAAACAACAAATTAGCTTTACTACCACACAAGGACGTTATTTTGTACAGATCAAAAATTGGCGGGATGATACTGGCTTAGATTGGCTGATTGTGGTAGGAGTTTCTGAAGCTGATGTCATCAAACAAATTAATGCTAACAATAATACTACTCTTTTATTATCGATAGCTGCCTTTTTAGCGGTTACTCAATTAAGCATTCTGACTACTCGTTGGCTACTCAAGCAAATTCTACTATTAAATCAATCAACTAAAAGAATTGCTTCAGGAATCTGGGAGAAAACAGGAGAAATTGCTCCATTAAACAAGCTAGGAACAATGACTTACCCATTGAATTCTATGGAAAAGCAACTGCAAAGGTCGATGAATACTTGGCTAGCAAAACAGATATTTTTCAATGAAATCTTAGGGAAAAGTCAGATTCAGCCCAGTCAATTATTAGCAGCCACATCATTAGAAATAGCTAATCATGCTCATATGAAACACATTAGTAAACAGATGCTGGCTGCAGGAATAGTCGGTGAATTTTCTGCTGAACAATTATTAGAAATTTACCGGATTTATCTTGCCGAAACAAAGCAGCATAACCACAGTGGTGATGGCAAAAGGCTGCTAGTTAGAGAACGCCTATCGGGTTTGAGAGCATTACCAGGGGAAAGTATCAACTTAGATAATTTAGATAATTTAGAAATTACCCATCCGCAACAGATTGCGCCAGTGGCTTTAAGAATGCCAATTGTGGAAGAATCAGAGCAAATTGATTTAGCGATCGCCACTGCTAATGATATTACTCAAGGGCAACAAGCCGACAAATTATTAGCAGAATACAATCGCCTTTTAGAATCACAAGTCAAAAAACGCACCCAAGAACTGCTCAAGGTCATCCACAAGCTGCAAAGCACTCAAAAACAACTAATTCAATCACAAAAAATTGCAGCTAGAGGCAGAATCGCCGCCGAACGAGCAAACCGTGCCAAAAGCCAATTTCTCGCAAATATGAGCCATGAACTACGTACTCCGCTGAATGCTATTCTTGGCTTTGCCCAGGTCATGAGCCATGACAATTCTTTATCTGCTGAACATCAAGAAAATTTAGCAATTATCAATCGTGCTGGAGAGCATCTGCTGAATTTAATTAACGACATTTTGGAGATGTCTAAAATTGAAGCTGGTAAAACGACCTTGAATGTCAACAGTTTTGACTTGATTCGGTTTTTGGGCAACTTGGAAGAGATGTTAAGATTCCGCGCTAACGCCAAGGATTTACAACTAGTCTTTGAATATGCGCCTAATATTCCCCAATATGTGCAAACTGATGAAAGCAAACTGCGTCAAGTCTTGCTCAATCTCTTAGGTAATGCTATCAAGTTTACTCAAAAAGGTACAGTGACACTGCGAGTAAGACAGGAGTCTGGAGATTGGGGACTGGAAAATCAGCATCAATCTTGCCAATCATTAATTTTTGAAATTCAAGATACTGGCCCAGGTATTGCACCGCAAGAAATTGACTTGTTATTTGAAGCCTTTGGACAAACCGAAACTGGCAGAAATTCCCAACAGGGAACAGGACTAGGCTTGGCAATTAGCCGCAAATATGTCCAACTCATGGATGGAGATATTACTGTTACTAGTACTGTAGGCGTGGGTAGTAAATTTACCTTTGATATTCAAATTAATCCCGCCTCCGCCAGCGAAGTGGAACAGCAACTATGTAAAGACCAAATCGTTGGTTTAGCACCAGGTCAACCAGAATACAGAATTTTGGTAGTTGACGATGCTAGAGATAATCGACTGGTATTAGTGAAATTGCTTACATCTATGGGATTTGTCGTGAAGGAGGCGACGAACGGACAAGAAGCGATCGCCCAATGGATGGAATGGCAACCACAGCTAATTTTTATGGATATGCGGATGCCAGTCATGGATGGTTACGAAGCAACAAGAGCGATCAAAGCCAAAGAAAGAAGTTATTTAGATACACCCTTGCAACTATCTGCTCCATGCTCCACAATGCCCCTATGCACTAGTAGCAGTACCAATTATGGCAATACCATTATTATTGCTTTAACTGCCAGTGCCTTTGAAGAAGAACGACAGAACATCCTGTCAACAGGTTGTGATGATTTTATTCGCAAACCATTTACGAAAGAAGTCTTGCTAAAAAAAGTCAGCGAACATCTAGGTGTAGAATATATCAGCCAAGTAGACAGCTTAAATACAGCAGTTGCCACTCCAAATACAGATATATTTCCCAATGAAGCTGAACTTATGTGGCATTTATCACACATGTCACCCCAGTGGTTAGCTAATCTACGTCATGCCGCAGCTAGCTGTAGCGATGACATGATTTTACAGTTGCTTGAGCAAATTCCCCCAGAGCAAAGCTCATGTTTCCGACTGTTGCGGGATTTAGCGAACAACTATCAGTTTGAAAAAATTATGGAATTAATTAGAACAAACCCAGAATGA
- a CDS encoding MOSC domain-containing protein: MPYLAKILLYPIKSFDGVEVDKARVLSSGTLEFDREFAIFDERSNFVNGKRHAKIHSLRAKFAIANRTLSLQIPGSNSEQVFHLDREKQAIEVTLSDFFGFPVKLQQNSIQGFPDDRERLGPTVISTATLTEVASWFPGVTVEQMRRRMRANLEIDGVPAFWEDQLFSPQSDATVSFRIGNVSFVGVQPCQRCVVPTRNPDSGLADANFQKIFVTQRQATLPDWVAISRFNHFYKLSVNTIASVSSLETMLQIGNEVAIIG; the protein is encoded by the coding sequence ATGCCCTACTTAGCCAAAATTTTACTCTACCCGATTAAGTCTTTTGATGGTGTGGAAGTAGACAAAGCTAGAGTTCTCTCTAGCGGTACTCTAGAATTTGACCGTGAATTTGCCATCTTTGACGAGCGCAGCAATTTCGTTAATGGCAAACGCCATGCCAAAATTCATTCTTTGCGAGCTAAATTTGCGATCGCCAATAGAACTTTATCTCTGCAAATACCTGGAAGTAACTCAGAACAAGTTTTTCATCTTGATAGAGAAAAACAGGCGATAGAAGTAACTTTAAGTGATTTTTTCGGTTTCCCTGTGAAATTACAGCAAAATTCTATTCAAGGATTCCCTGATGATAGAGAGCGTCTTGGGCCAACGGTGATTAGTACCGCAACGTTAACAGAAGTGGCTTCTTGGTTTCCTGGTGTAACTGTAGAACAAATGCGCCGTCGGATGCGCGCCAATCTAGAAATTGATGGTGTCCCTGCTTTTTGGGAAGACCAATTATTTAGTCCACAAAGTGATGCGACAGTCTCTTTTCGTATAGGAAATGTCAGCTTTGTTGGAGTTCAGCCTTGCCAACGCTGTGTAGTACCAACACGCAATCCGGACTCTGGATTAGCTGATGCTAACTTTCAAAAAATATTTGTAACACAGCGACAAGCAACCTTACCCGATTGGGTAGCGATATCTCGCTTTAATCACTTTTACAAATTGAGTGTTAATACTATCGCTTCTGTTTCATCACTTGAAACAATGTTACAAATTGGCAATGAAGTTGCAATCATCGGTTAA
- a CDS encoding heme o synthase has protein sequence MIETNVSRHHETFLQVIQSYYQLTKPRIIPLLLITTAGSMWIAAKGQVDIWLLLVTMIGGTFAAASAQTINCIYDRDIDYEMERTRHRPMPSGKVQPRGALIFAIALAVISFTLLTVFANLLAALLAFSGIVFYVVVYTHWLKRHTTNNIVIGGAAGAIPALVGWAAVTGTVGWPAWVIFAIVFLWTPPHFWALALMIRDEYAKVGIPMLPLVVGDPATVKQIWYYTLATVATTLVLVYPLNASGILYAAIAVGLGSVFIRKAWRLLQNPEDRTIARELFLYSISYMMLLCLAMVVDSLPITHHLINAVIAQLHFLA, from the coding sequence ATGATTGAGACTAATGTCTCTCGCCACCACGAAACTTTTCTACAGGTAATTCAAAGCTACTACCAGTTAACCAAGCCCCGGATTATTCCGTTGCTCCTAATTACCACCGCTGGCAGTATGTGGATTGCTGCTAAGGGACAAGTAGACATCTGGTTGTTGCTAGTAACTATGATTGGTGGCACTTTTGCTGCTGCTAGCGCCCAAACAATTAACTGTATCTACGATCGCGATATTGATTATGAAATGGAGAGGACACGCCATCGTCCTATGCCTTCTGGTAAGGTACAGCCGCGTGGCGCTTTGATTTTTGCGATCGCTCTTGCTGTCATTTCTTTTACTTTACTGACTGTTTTTGCTAACCTACTAGCCGCCCTACTCGCATTCTCTGGCATAGTTTTCTATGTTGTGGTTTATACCCATTGGTTGAAACGCCATACCACTAACAATATTGTGATTGGTGGCGCTGCTGGAGCAATTCCAGCGTTAGTAGGTTGGGCTGCTGTTACGGGTACTGTAGGCTGGCCGGCTTGGGTAATTTTTGCGATCGTCTTTCTTTGGACACCGCCGCATTTCTGGGCTTTAGCTTTGATGATTCGCGATGAATACGCTAAAGTTGGGATTCCTATGCTACCTCTAGTTGTGGGCGATCCCGCAACTGTGAAGCAAATTTGGTATTACACTCTGGCGACGGTAGCGACAACACTAGTATTGGTTTATCCCTTAAATGCTAGTGGGATTTTGTATGCTGCGATCGCAGTCGGTTTAGGCTCAGTTTTTATTCGCAAAGCTTGGCGTTTATTGCAAAATCCAGAAGATAGAACCATCGCCAGAGAATTATTCCTCTATTCCATCTCTTACATGATGCTGTTGTGTTTAGCGATGGTAGTAGATAGCCTCCCGATTACTCATCATCTAATTAATGCTGTAATCGCTCAGTTGCATTTTCTAGCTTAG
- a CDS encoding heme A synthase, which produces MSEFVLQQQNEATDPQQKPKEIIRRFVWKICIATLILMAIGSATRVMNAGLACPDWPLCYGELVPAKQMNFQVFLEWFHRLDAALIGLSAIALVGLSWWYRRVLPNWLPWASTFALFLIVFQGVLGGLTVTELLRFDIVTAHLGTALLFFTTLLIIGTALTPYQGTGNVGSLPWLGLTAAVLVYLQSLLGALVGSRWALHQCLGTSQLCTFMYSHIFGLVPPTVATLAVVLISGLTPALHPALRRLANMAGGLLMLQILLGVATFKLRLQVEPLTVSHQAVGAALLGTLVAFTVLALRDWVASRDTNVYPVAVPAKGSHL; this is translated from the coding sequence ATGAGCGAATTTGTCCTACAACAACAAAATGAAGCAACAGATCCCCAGCAAAAGCCCAAGGAAATTATTCGTCGTTTTGTTTGGAAGATCTGCATCGCCACCTTAATTTTGATGGCAATAGGCAGTGCCACGCGGGTAATGAACGCTGGACTTGCTTGCCCAGACTGGCCTTTATGCTATGGAGAATTGGTGCCAGCCAAGCAAATGAATTTTCAAGTCTTCTTGGAATGGTTTCACAGATTGGATGCAGCTTTGATTGGTCTGAGCGCGATCGCACTTGTTGGTCTATCCTGGTGGTATCGTCGCGTTTTACCAAATTGGCTGCCTTGGGCATCTACATTCGCCTTGTTTTTAATTGTTTTCCAAGGTGTCTTGGGGGGGCTGACTGTCACCGAACTTTTACGGTTTGATATCGTGACTGCCCACTTGGGAACGGCGTTGTTGTTTTTCACCACCCTCCTAATTATTGGTACGGCACTCACCCCTTATCAAGGAACCGGCAATGTTGGTAGCTTACCTTGGTTGGGTTTAACTGCGGCCGTTTTAGTTTACCTACAAAGTCTTCTGGGTGCCTTGGTGGGCTCTCGCTGGGCACTACACCAATGTTTAGGCACATCCCAACTCTGTACTTTTATGTACAGCCACATCTTTGGCTTAGTACCACCAACAGTGGCAACCTTAGCAGTGGTATTAATATCTGGACTGACTCCGGCACTCCATCCAGCTTTACGCCGCTTGGCAAATATGGCTGGGGGGTTATTAATGTTACAAATCCTCTTAGGAGTAGCTACTTTCAAATTACGCCTGCAAGTAGAGCCGCTTACCGTCTCTCACCAAGCTGTAGGCGCAGCTTTACTCGGTACTTTAGTAGCTTTCACAGTCCTAGCATTACGCGATTGGGTTGCTAGTCGTGACACCAATGTTTACCCTGTAGCTGTACCAGCAAAGGGGTCGCATCTATAA
- a CDS encoding cytochrome c oxidase subunit II codes for MKIPSSIWTLLIGIVLTLASLWYGQNHGLLPTEASDEAVLVDGLFNTMMVISTGIFLIVEGVLIYSAFKYRQKPGDNEDGPPVEGNVPLEILWTAIPAIIVIGISVYSFEVYNEIGGFDPHAIHDVPVTQNMSMKMPGAAIAATLNDTPPSNQPNLNQEKSDAAMQDPATAAVRNADQIPQKIDAPGVGSVAPTIGESPDKAGKPPELLVNVTGLQYAWIFTYPETGITTGEMHLPIGREVKINMTANDVIHAFWVPEFRLKQDAIPGRQTEIRFTPRTAGDYALVCAELCGPYHGAMRAPIVVETPAAFDKWQQEQQVASRETLNQAVAYNPANLSPDKFLAPYTKDMGINTAIIHQVHSAHHS; via the coding sequence GTGAAAATTCCAAGTTCGATCTGGACATTACTAATTGGCATTGTGTTAACACTTGCCAGCCTTTGGTACGGTCAAAATCACGGTCTGTTGCCAACAGAAGCCTCTGATGAAGCCGTCTTGGTTGATGGTCTGTTTAACACGATGATGGTCATCTCTACAGGTATCTTTCTCATTGTCGAAGGTGTTTTAATTTACTCTGCATTTAAATATCGTCAAAAACCTGGTGACAATGAAGACGGGCCTCCTGTAGAAGGAAATGTACCTCTAGAAATCCTCTGGACGGCGATCCCAGCAATTATAGTTATTGGTATTTCTGTTTACAGTTTTGAGGTTTATAACGAAATTGGTGGCTTCGATCCCCATGCCATCCATGATGTCCCAGTGACTCAAAATATGTCGATGAAAATGCCAGGGGCCGCGATCGCCGCAACGTTGAACGATACACCACCCAGCAATCAACCGAACCTCAATCAAGAAAAATCTGATGCGGCGATGCAAGACCCAGCCACCGCCGCAGTTCGCAATGCCGATCAAATTCCCCAAAAAATCGATGCGCCAGGAGTTGGTAGTGTAGCTCCTACAATTGGCGAAAGTCCTGACAAAGCAGGTAAACCCCCAGAATTGTTGGTTAATGTTACTGGTTTGCAATATGCCTGGATTTTTACCTATCCAGAAACAGGGATCACCACCGGGGAAATGCATCTTCCCATTGGGCGTGAGGTGAAAATCAATATGACAGCCAACGATGTGATCCACGCTTTTTGGGTGCCAGAGTTTCGCTTAAAGCAAGATGCTATCCCTGGGAGACAAACCGAAATTCGCTTCACACCTAGAACAGCAGGTGATTATGCCTTAGTTTGTGCCGAACTTTGTGGCCCCTACCACGGAGCAATGAGAGCGCCAATCGTGGTAGAAACACCAGCAGCCTTTGACAAATGGCAACAAGAGCAGCAAGTAGCTAGCCGCGAAACCCTAAATCAAGCTGTTGCTTATAACCCTGCAAATCTCTCCCCTGATAAATTTCTCGCTCCTTACACCAAGGACATGGGAATTAACACCGCAATAATTCATCAAGTTCACTCTGCTCAC